The genomic stretch TTCCTTGGTCCTACAGCAAAAGCACAGTTCAATCTCTTTAAAAGTGCCAAAAAGGAAAAGAAAGAAGAAGATATGGCGGCACGCCTGTTCATTGAGGGCGAAAAGCATATGATGCTGGAAGACTATGAAAAAGCTTATTTTTACTTTGACAAGGCCTATGACCTGACCCCGGAATCAGGGGCGGTCAACTTTAAGATGGCCGAAATCCTCGCGCGTGCCAACCAAAACGAAAAGGCATTGGAACATGGCCAAAAAGCCATCGAGGCAGATCCTGAAAACAAATACTACCACCTGCTCATCGCAGAAGTCTACACCAAGCAAAACCAACCGGAAAAAGCTGCTGAAATCCTGAGCACCCTTATCGAAAGCTCTGATGACAACCAACAGTACATCCTGGAGCTGGCATCACTGTACCTGTCCACCCAGCAATTTGACAAAGCCCTTATAGCCTTGGACAAAGCCGAGGAATATTATGGGGTGGTCGAACAGCTTTCTGTGCAAAAGCAGCGCATTTACCTGAAGCAAAACAACCTGGATGCGGCCATCAAAGAGGGAGAAAAGCTTATCGATGCCAATCCCGGAAACTCACGCTATGTGCTGGCATTGGTGGAAATGCTGTTTAATAACAACCGCACCGACCAAGCCCTTGACGTGGTAAACGCCTCATTAGGGGACTACCCCAACCAAGCAGACCTCCACCTGGCCGCCTACACCCTCTATAAAAAGAAAAGTGCACTCACTATTGCACGGGAACATCTTTTCACCGCTTTCCACAGTCCCGATCTGGAAGGAGAGATAAAGGCGCAGACCTTTGGGGACATCCTGCAAAAGGACCTGAGGACCAAAGAACGTGAAGCCATGCTGGACAGCTTGGAAAACCTCATGGTCAAAACCAGTCCCAAAAGTGCCCCGGTCTTCACCATTTTGGGCGACCGGGCCATGCAAAACCAGCAGCCTGCCAAAGCCTTGGAATATTACCAACAGTCCATTGCCATCCATCCCCAAGATGCCAAAGTCCTGCAGGGCGTCATCAGCCTGATGTTTGAACAGGGCAAGGATTTTAAGGAAATTGAAGAATATACCGTCATTGGCACGGAAGAATTCCCCAAAAAACCAGAATTCTGGTTTTTTGATGGTACCGCAAAACTGGCCCTCAAACAACATTCGGCTGCCGAAGCCTCGCTAAAGCAAAGCCTCGAGCTCAATGATGGCGTGAACAAACAACTAGACCTGATGGTCCTGGGCCAGCTTGGCGACACCTATCATGCCCTTGACAAAGAAGACCAAGCCTTTGAAGCATATGGTAAGGTTTTGGAGATTTCACCAGAAGATGAACACGTCCTGAACAATTACGCTTATTTTTTATCGTTGGAAAAAAAGGACTTGGACAAGGCGCTGGAAATGTCATCCAAACTGGTTAAAAGATTCCCGGACAATGCCACCTACCTGGACACCCATGCTTGGGTACTCTTCCAGAAAAAGGCCTACCAAGATGCTGAAAAATACATGAAAAAGGCCCTCGAACTAGAGGACAGTCCCAGTGGGATAATGCTGGAGCATTATGGCGATATACTTTATCACTTGGGGGATAAAACCGGCGCCATGGACTATTGGGAAAAGGCTGCCGGCCAAAGTGATGTCTCCGATGAGCTGGACCAAAAAATAAAGAATAAAAAATACTATGAATAAGCACTTTTTACTGGGCTTTATGGCGGTCATTTTACTTTTGGCAGGTTGTGCCAAAAAGACAAGCATCTATTCTTCAGATGAAGCCATGAAAGAGTTTACCCCCTCCTACTTTGACTATCATTACCTCAGTGCCAAAGCCCGCGTGGTCATGGAAGAACAAAGTGGCAAAACCACTCGCGGCACACTCAACCTCAGGGCAAAAAGGGACAGTATCATTTGGTTTAGCATCAGCCCGGGGCTGGGCATCGAAGCCGCCAGGGGTGTCATCACACGGGAGGACATCAGGGTATTTGACCGGATAAACAACAAGGCCATCAACCTCACCTTTAACCAATTCCAAAACACCTATGGCCTTAAGCTTTCCCTGGACTTGTTTGAGAATGTACTGTTTGCCAATATCCCCTATGGCGTCAGTTACAGGGATAGATTGATCCGAGTGGGAAAGACCTTCGAGCTTACCCAACGACGGGACGGCATCACTTACGAATCGGTCATTGGAGTGCA from Echinicola soli encodes the following:
- a CDS encoding tetratricopeptide repeat protein; this translates as MRLTNIKQFLLFLALTVPLVFLGPTAKAQFNLFKSAKKEKKEEDMAARLFIEGEKHMMLEDYEKAYFYFDKAYDLTPESGAVNFKMAEILARANQNEKALEHGQKAIEADPENKYYHLLIAEVYTKQNQPEKAAEILSTLIESSDDNQQYILELASLYLSTQQFDKALIALDKAEEYYGVVEQLSVQKQRIYLKQNNLDAAIKEGEKLIDANPGNSRYVLALVEMLFNNNRTDQALDVVNASLGDYPNQADLHLAAYTLYKKKSALTIAREHLFTAFHSPDLEGEIKAQTFGDILQKDLRTKEREAMLDSLENLMVKTSPKSAPVFTILGDRAMQNQQPAKALEYYQQSIAIHPQDAKVLQGVISLMFEQGKDFKEIEEYTVIGTEEFPKKPEFWFFDGTAKLALKQHSAAEASLKQSLELNDGVNKQLDLMVLGQLGDTYHALDKEDQAFEAYGKVLEISPEDEHVLNNYAYFLSLEKKDLDKALEMSSKLVKRFPDNATYLDTHAWVLFQKKAYQDAEKYMKKALELEDSPSGIMLEHYGDILYHLGDKTGAMDYWEKAAGQSDVSDELDQKIKNKKYYE
- a CDS encoding DUF4292 domain-containing protein produces the protein MNKHFLLGFMAVILLLAGCAKKTSIYSSDEAMKEFTPSYFDYHYLSAKARVVMEEQSGKTTRGTLNLRAKRDSIIWFSISPGLGIEAARGVITREDIRVFDRINNKAINLTFNQFQNTYGLKLSLDLFENVLFANIPYGVSYRDRLIRVGKTFELTQRRDGITYESVIGVQHGKVTELATASRFHKGKLSASYPEFEDLDGQPYAYKILLELLMENASSDVQSTLVNLEFNKVELQDSPLSFPYNF